The window TGAAAACACGGAACAGAGCATCATCAATCGAGAccaagtttttgttttattttctctcttttgcaatttttgttgtttttttaccTTGTTTACCACGGATTTTGGCCCGTTTGGATAAGTTCTGGTATAGTAACCTCCTAGAACATTTAGCTTCTTTTgagattaaatttttcttaaattatggacattttttctaaaactaaaattggTCGAGATAAAAAGGTAgataatttgatatgaaatgtAAATTCCTAGAATACATATTAATACTTGTCACTTAATTTTCTAATCTAAAAATTGCAACTTAAATTACACAATTGACGAAAAAGATAGATTTAAGAACACGATTGACTGGATTAGGCCCCTCTAATGTCAATTCTTCTTTCACAATAATGACAGATCCGTGATATCCAACCAATATTGTTAGGAGATCGGATCTTCACTTAGGAATCtatctaaaaaatttctaatggTAAATGATTTGTCTAGAGTAACTAATAGACAGGGgtggtagatttttttttttgtttttttaaccatAGTTCCCCACAGTTGCATTGTCTTATTTAGAATTCAaatctaaaatgaaaaataagagtgaaacaattttgttttataatgtCGAGGTACTAAAGATATTACATTGTTCCCAACACGAAGTCTCCTTCAAACATTCgaccattttatttatctcgaaaagtacaagaaaaaaattcaaaagacaGAGCCTCGAATGGATAGAGGGTGTCTTCTCTTAATTaaggttatttattattttgaagtacTATGGCAATGAACAATTCCATGaataattcaatgaacaaTTCAGGGGAGGTTGATAAGGAGAGGCACATATTTTAGGGTTCTGTTTTCCTGAGATGATGGGTCTCACATTTGTGCATTGGGATGTAATAGGACCTGCTATTTCGTTGGGAGTGAGGTCAATGTCACGAAATTTCACTTCTTCGCATGGGAAGTTACGGCTGCAAATAAGTTTGATTGCCACGGGAGTTGCAGAACTTCCTCTAATGTTCTCGAAGCTCACTTTACTAATCTTAATTTTCGAAGGAAtctgaaaatcaaaatgagaCAACAAAAATTTCCGTAAATGGTTTATTTGTGAAAGTTATAGTGACAAAATGAATCAAAGCTTTGAGAATGCGATCAATACCTGCCGATTGCACTGATTCCACGGACAATACTCTTGATCTATTAGAATAGGGTTGCCAACATTGACCATTATAATGTCCAAAAAGTGCATATTGGTGGCGGTGCCGCTAGCAGCAGAACCTGGCCACGTTTTGATCCTGACACCGTTAGTGGTGTTAATCATCGTGCAGTTCTTTACGAGGACACCTTCAACAGGTTCTTCGTTGGTGTATCTTCCAAGACTTCCGACGCTTATGCCATGTCCTGGCCCGCATGTCACGTTGGCGACTTCAATTTGTCTGCTTCCATCTCCAAGAGAAATGCAATCATCTCCTGTTGCAATTTTGGACTTTGTGATCGTGATCCTATTTGATCGACCGATGTGTATTCCATCAGTGTTGGGACTGTTTTCTGGTGCAATTATATTGATATTATGGAATGTGAGGTTGTTGCAGCCGAGGACGTTGATATGGAAGTTCTTGCTATCAAGTGACGTTACTCTCGTCACGATTGAATTGGTGATGAAGTTGAACCTCAAACTCTAAACATTTtgtataatcaaataatattttgtgagAGTCCGTAGTAATAAAGCGAAAAATTTGAATAGAAcccaataaaattgaaaacttgaTTGTTTAAAGATTATCCTCTCGAAAAGGAAGAACATTTACCAAATTATAAACGTTAGAAGATGAGAGAAGGCATCTAAGAGACCCTttcaaaaacaacaagaagcacgagattgaaaaggaaagttgAAGGCATATTGCTTACAATGGGGAGTTGGGCACAATTTATGCGTTTATAGCAATCATTCTTTCCCCAAGCTTCCTTTCCTTGGCCATCAAAAACTCCTCCACCCGATACTGTCAATCTGTCAATATGTGCAAAAATAATCCAATTATCTCCCGGAAGGGTTTTTGGTGCCCGCAGTGTTCCTCCAAGTTGGAAGTCAATTCGGTTTTTACAAGGTCCTGCAAACTTCCCTTCCCTTACTTCAAAAATCCCTCCCGGAATGACAATTGCACTAGAACGACTGGACGCGCATGCATCCTTCCATGCATTTGCTAAAGCCTACATTTCACAAGTAACAAAAATTAGCAAACAATCGATCAACTCAACTAGTGATAATATTGATGTTCATATTGTATATTTACCGTCGTGATGTCAGTACCAGGCACTATGTTACCATATGattccaaataaaaaacaacatCGGCGCTAGATTGAGCATCGACGGTAAAAGCTAACAATAATAACGTCAAAATTGTAGCAACCAAGAAACTCGACTTGGTCCTACTCATGCTgcctttgctttcttttcttttttatgtatattGTTTGAAAACTAGTGAGAGACAATGATATTTGGTTTTAGATTTCGAacttttatgtatttaatacCAATTGAAGAACAGAAATCAAGTTGGGATGGAGCTAAAAGAAGTTATGGATCTATCTCCCTCTCTTAATCCAAACATAAATTGATAACTAAATGTTGTTTATTGTTTCGCTAAGTTGTTCATGAATGGTTGTCTTGCAATATCTCTCTCACTTGCCGATGAACCGTTGAATCTCAATGAAGCTCGGCATTGGCCAAACCCAACGAAGCACTTATCGAGGAAGGAAACCAGCTTTCGGCCACAAATTACTGGGTAGCCttgtaaaaataaagtttctaCGACAAGATGGACTTCGACTATACATTGATTTCAATGTTAGAAAAATTACATGGGTAGGGTAggaagttgaatttttttatttatttatttttttttggNNNNNNNNNNNNNNNNNNNNNNNNNNNNNNNNNNNNNNNNNNNNNNNNNNNNNNNNNNNNNNNNNNNNNNNNNNNNNNNNNNNNNNNNNNNNNNNNNNNNNNNNNNNNNNNNNNNNNNNNNNNNNNNNNNNNNNNNNNNNNNNNNNNNNNNNNNNNNNNNNNNNNNNNNNNNNNNNNNNNNNNNNNNNNNNNNNNNNNNNNNNNNNNNNNNNNNNNNNNNNNNNNNNNNNNNNNNNNNNNNNNNNNNNNNNNNNNNNNNNNNNNNNNNNNNNNNNNNNNNNNNNNNNNNNNNNNNNNNNNNNNNNNNNNNNNNNNNNNNNNNNNNNNNNNNNNNNNNNNNNNNNNNNNNNNNNNNNNNNNNNNNNNNNNNNNNNNNNNNNNNNNNNNNNNNNNNNNNNNNNNNNNNNNNNNNNNNNNNNNNNNNNNNNNNNNNNNNNNNNNNNNNNNNNNNNNNNNNNNNNNNNNNNNNNNNNNNNNNNNNNNNNNNNNNNNNNNNNNNNNNNNNNNNNNNNNNNNNNNNNNNNNNNNNNNNNNNNNNNNNNNNNNNNNNNNNNNNNNNNNNNNNNNNNNNNNNNNNNNNNNNNNNNNNNNNNNNNNNNNNNNNNNNNNNNNNNNNNNNNNNNNNNNNNNNNNNNNNNNNNNNNNNNNNNNNNNNNNNNNNNNNNNNNNNNNNNNNNNNNNNNNNNNNNNNNNNNNNNNNNNNNNNNNNNNNNNNNNNNNNNNNNNNNNNNNNNNNNNNNNNNNNNNNNNNNNNNNNNNNNNNNNNNNNNNNNNNNNNNNNNNNNNNNNNNNNNNNNNNNNNNNNNNNNNNNNNNNNNNNNNNNNNNNNNNNNNNNNNNNNNNNNNNNNNNNNNNNATATGAAACTTTAGGATATGACATATGTGTATAATGTCTCTAATAtgaacgatatgatatgaaacttTAGGATATGACATATGTGTATAATGTCTCTAATATGAACGATATGATATGGCATGGTATATGCATCTGTACACTTCCCAAAATTCTTTGGCCCAGCCGCCAGAGGCTGGTCAAGCCTTCAACCTGCGTACGACCTGCGCCTGCTCTACAACCAGAAACAAACCTATAAACCCAAGGCCCAATCCCAGCTTGACCCAAAACCCAATAATAAACCTAGTAGCCCAAACTCATCTGTGGCCCAGCCCGCGACCTAAGCCAAGCCGCGTACCTGTAGTCAACGACCCGTAAGCCAACAAGAATCGCGACGCAAACAAGAACTTCGACCCACGCCTCGACTTGAGATGTCAGCGTTGTCATGTCCGGCTCAGATGTTGGCACATGTCAAATTGCAGCGCAAGCAGCCCTTCGGCTTGACTGGATTGGACGGCGCACCAATGGCTATTCCGCTcgattttccaatttttgctGATTTCCACCATTTCAACTCTCTCGGACCTTTTTTCGACCTCGATTAAGGTAATTGAGGTCGTTTTAgtgccgtatttcacattattaattgaatttttaatttaattatgaaatactAATAGAAAGTGACGAACaatgtgataggaaacaaacccggGCGACCTTTGGAGCAgcgaggaacgggagcttacgtttagcatAATTAGGGAGAACTCCAACTAAGactaaccaagtaagtggtcttactataatTTAAGctagaaattgtatgtgttacaatttatgatgtatgagttgtattGTAGGATgtcgtatactagtatatgatgatgtctGAGTATATGAAGCATGAGTATATGGTGATGTATGGGTTATGATGCTTGATAATGtgcgtaatatatatatttcgatgaatgacgtacttgatatgcttgatgcagtttatggcaatatgatgattatgatgattgcatgacgtttgtcttaatatgatgatatttttcatattaagcatgatatatgatgatgagtctcatattgcatcatgtcgatagaccgacataggacacaaccttgagagcatgaaaatgatattgatataaatattcaatgagcatgtgttacttagtgtaacaaagagatgagactagagggttgtgtcattAGAGATTATAAGATGGAAACTAGAggcatcatgcatgttgtttgttcataagcatagggataCTTCCTTAGAGATGATGCATGTGGACGCGCACGGTATGATAATAAGGGTATTCATGGATAGCATGACACCGGACGTCGCTATAGATTAGCTTAATTAGAGAGAGTCCAGGCGTGTGCGAGACCCCTGGAGATTCACACTTTCACATATGGgtcatgtgtagggaagtGCTATACATCCATATCAGTTTGAGACTTGAGGCCACCCCTAGAGAACAGAGATAGGTTCGAagagcatgattgcatgtgtttgttaGGTTTTGACACAAGAATAACTAAGTcacaaacataaacaattggGGTTTGAAATGATCTTATTATTCAATACTGAACTTCACAactaaatacctaaaaataccctgcctataaaaaaaactatttttttttgttgacatAACCAAATTCTTCTAACAATCCTCCCTTGAACTTATTCTTCTTTGTCAAGAATTAGTTGAAGTTAGAAAAACTCTGCACACGAGAGACTTTGTCGAGAAATCAGCAAGATGATTTCAGGTagcataaataataaatcaaccGTACTTCTTTTAAGATCTTTAAGAAAGTGAAATCTTACTCTTATGTGTTTGGAACATTTATGTAAAACTGAATTTTTGGATAGCTCAATAGTTGAAGTATTACCACACGTtagctttttttcttctatttgagAGTGACTACTCTCTTTGAGTATCCTCCTCATCCAAACAGCTTGACATGCACAGGCACTAGATGCAACAAACTCAGCTTGTGTGGTTGATAAGGTGACTATAGGCAGCTTATAAGAAGACCAAGCTACTGCTCCTCCCCTCATCATAAACACATAGCCTAAAGTACTCTTGCTATCTTCCATGTCTCTGCCATAGTCACTATCAGCCAATCCAATTAAATCACTAactccttcctttttttaaaatacaccaCAATCTACCATACCTTTCAAGTACCTTAAACCCCTTTTAGTTGCTGCaaaattttgttgtgttgGACATGTCATAAAACGACTAATCAAACTTACAACAAACATGAGATTAGGACGAGTAGCGGTAAGATACATTAGACTTCCCactatttgtttatacaaagttacatccacttttgcaccattttcatctttgccaattttttttccGGGAACAATTgtattacaaacaaaattgtAATTCTCTACactaaattgatttaaaactTCCACACCATACTTATTTTtgacatataaaaataccatCTAATCTTACCTCtattctaagaaaaaaatatcatctGACTTAAGTCATTCatatcaaaaaaaatttcatggaACATTTAAAACTCCTCCAATAATTCTTCATCGTCTCCTCATCGTCTCCAGTAAATAAAAGTTCATCAACATAAATGCTTACAATAAGAATTTTACCTCCCTTCCTGTTGATGAAGAGTCACTGGAACTGCTTTTGAATCCTTCCTTGATGAAGTAGAATTCTATTGGACTAAACTAGGTTTTAGGTGCttgttttaatccataaagagCTTTTTGGAGTTTGGACACCATCTCCTCACTTCCCTCGTTTTCATAGCCTTTTAGTTGTTCAACACAAATATCTTCTTTTAACTTCCACATACTAATAGAGTTTCCAATCTTTTTGggctccaaaagaaaataggtgTGTACACTTCCATATAATCAATTCCATGCTCTTGTGTGTAACCTTTTACAACGAATCTTGCTTTGTATTTATCAACTTTTCCAGACTCATTTAGCTTGgtcttataaatccattttaCTCCTATTTTCTTTGCTCCAGCCGATAGAACCACCAAGTtccatgtttgatttttttaaatggatttgatttcttcatccatagCCAATCTCCATTTTGGGCTTTTGACAGCTTCCTCAAAATTCACGGGATCTGAAATCATCAACAAAgtcatattttcttcatcctcttcacTTCAGATAAGCCTTCACAAGAGTTATAATCTCGTAACCATAAATGTAGATCTtcttatcaatttcaatatttcccCCCgtccaattttgtttcaccttaaaaaaatttcaaccccATTCACGATCTTCTTCGAAAGCTGCATTACGActtactataattttatttgtagttgGATCAAACATTCTATAGCCTTTGGATTCGTTGGATTCGTTGCtgattcaaaataaaacacatgTTACACTTATTTTCTAGTTTACTTCTCTTGGCATCTGGAATATGAACATGTCCGACACATCCAAAAACTCTTAGATAATCTACTAATGGTTTCACTCCGCTCCAAGCCTCTTCTCGTGTCATGTCTTTTACTTCCATAGTGGGTGATCAAATCAAAATGTGAATCGTCCACTTGACTGCTTCAGGCAAGAAATTTTAGGCACTTTCTTCTCTGTCAGCATAGTTCCTACCAAGTTCATAACAGTAACGATTTTTGCGTTCGGccactccattttgttgtggggTATAAGGCTGTGGTCAATTGTCTTTTCGCTCCATGTTGTTTGCAAAAATCGTTGAATTCTGCAGAGTTGAATTCTCCTCCTCTATTTGTCTTTAGACATTTTATAGGCACTccaatttccttttccatcatttttttgaaacatgtgAGCATTGTCCTCCTCTCTTTGtccttaaaaattttataggcattccaatttccttttccaccgttgttttaaaaatttgaaatgacaaaatgtttctaatttctctacaaaaaaaaaataactccaTGCCTTGCTTGAAAAACCATTTATAAAGCACAACAAGTACTTTTCCGGGCCACTCGAAGCTGGTGAAATTGGACCACATAAATCTGCATGAACAAGACCCAATTTTTCAGTTGCTCTCCATTTACCCATTTTTGGAAATGGAGTCCAATGTTGCTTGCCTTTCACACATGTCTCATAGGTGGTATTTGGAGCTACAATTTGTGGCATGCCTTTCAccatgtttttgtgtttcaaggTGCACAAGCCTTTGTAGCCGAAATGACCATAATGATGGTGCCAAAGTGTTGAGTGATCCGTATTTGAAACTTGGAGGCATCTTCCTTCATTTGTTGTGGTAGATGGTTCAGTACGCAAAATAAACAGCCGATTTGCGCTCATAATTGTCTAtgctatttttcctttttgtggaTGATAAATGCTACCTACACCCTCTTTGAATAGCATTACTACTCCTTTTCATGTAGTTGTTTAAGGCTCAAGAGATTATTTTTGAGTTCAGGTACCCAATACACATTACTAATAGTGTAACGAACCCCATGAAAAGTTAATTTTACTGCACCCTTTCCCGTAACTTtcatatttgtattatttccaTGCTTGACAAGTTGGGAAAATGTCTTGTCTAAGCTTGAATACATACCTTCACTTGCACACACGGTGTGAGCAACTAAAATCTAAGAACCAAGCATCactcctttttgtttcatgtCTTTCCATATGAGCCATTAACAacatttcatcctcttcttctagctttgtattataattcaattccTTATTCTTCCTTGGATattcatattgaaaatgaccTAAGTCATGACACCTATAACATTCAACAGTTGCTTTGTTGAAagttgatcttcctcttccgcGTCCTCTATCCATGTAAGTTCCTTTTCCTCTATTACTTATTTCCGTTTGACCTTCAACTTTTAGAACTTGCTCCTCTCCATTAATGCTGGATCTTCAAAAAATTTGTTCATGCACCACCAACGAACTTTTTAATTCATCAATGGACATGTTATCAATATCTTTAGATTCCTCAATGGATACTACAAcaaagtaaattttttagtcagggtatgcataattttttctacaGTTTTCTTGTCAGGCATATCTTATCCACTGCTTCTCATCTTGTTGGAAATTAtcattagaaagaaatttcttcactttttggtTTGCACCAAATTTTTGGTTCATTGAGTCCCAAACAATCTTGGCTGTGCGATGACCCAAAATTTGTTCAAAGACAGTACGATCAATTGTCTGGAAGAGATAATGCTTTAATTGGTGATCTTTGAGTCTAGCATCATCAATGTGGCCCTTTTGTGCCTCAGTCAGGATTGTTCCTTCATCTGGTTCTGAGAAACCAATTTTTGCCACACTCCATAGACCTTTTGCTCTTTGctttgagaaaattttccatcagctaactccaatgatcatagtgacGATCGAAGTGAGGGATCTTCGTTaaagttttgtcttcactcatactctctctatttggTCACTAAAAAATTGCTACTCTACAAAGCCTCGTggtggctctgataccaattgttaggttGTGacagaaacataaacaattggagttttatgatattattgaatattgaacTTTAGTTTTATAGCTTTACAAATAATCagaaatagaaactaaccACAAATCTTGCAAGATATTAAACTAAATACCGAAAAATACTATAACtgtttatttaactatttttgacataatcaaattattcgtgtttgcatttgcatgaccACTTATAGTTGGTCAAGAACAGAGACTGTGACACGTGAATaaggtagactcatatttaagtTCATAGTCTTCAGTTAAAATAGGTTATTTTTGcatttcatggttttaaattattctttatttgtttttattttttctaaatttaagtatttcgtatttaaacatgTAAGACCATGATTGTATTTTCCAGAGAAAAGGacgttttaaatgttttcgagatttatattataaatgaagttttcttttaagagttataatTTAGGGTCAATACAATTGGTATGagagctctaggttttagattttgtagaCCACCTTACGATGTATAGAAtagcctacgatgtaggcttgACACATTCCATGGTCCCAACGTCGATGCTTTGTCACTGTCAGATATGCCTtacataagataagaaaagagaaacgttttTTAAGGCACTCCTGTAAGGGGGTCGGAGGCATTGCAACTCTAAGACCGTGGCACAGGTcttgtgctactacatttttcatataaaggtTTCATATAAAGATTAAAGAGATTGATGTactattgaaaataatgaaatcatTCAAAGATGTAAAGACTATTCAatcaattctaaaataaaaaataaaataaaaatagggacttgaatttctaattttatctttctttttactcCTACTCGgagttttataatattatatataaatatagaacaaaacatgtaaATCACCTGGTGGCGTGGTGCAATTGGTTATCACGTCAATCTAAATCGGaactttaaaaacatattcaatCGCTGGAAATTTCGTGACCCGCGCGAATGTCGTGCTCCCCCAACCCCTCACAACTCTCCCTCGACCTTCAACCATCGCCACATGAACGTTAGCAACCACTCCAAGACACTCAAACCACTTGCAATGAAGAAGAGAgtgaaaaaatgagagagagagagagagggaattATCGAAAATGCCGACGAGTTCCAAAAATGAAACCCACAACCTTAAACCATTAGATCCGACATCAAAACGCTTGAAACACGTCGTGAAGAGAAGGTCAACTGTCTAGGACACGTTCCATGCTGTATTTTTGTCGTCGACATCATGAAAAAGGAGATCAAAATtgagtttcaaaaatatcaaagatCCGTCATTACAGGTGCCTAGAAGAAACGAAAATTCatggaagagaagagagagagggagagaaaaaagaagagaaaagaggtTAGAAACGTCgcagagaggagagagaagatcGTGCAAGGAGtcgggtgaagaagaaaagatccGTCGGATCTAGGTCGGACTTGATCCAAACTCGATGCCCAGCAGGTAAGCCTGTGACCCAAAATTCGTTGGCCCAGCAGCAAGAGGCTGGTCAAGCCTGCGACCCGCATACAACCTGTGCCCACTCTACAACCCGAAACAAACCTATAAACCTGAGGATCAATCCCAGCTCGACCCAAAACCCAATAATCAACCTAAAACTCATCTACGGCCTAGCCTACGAACCGAAGCCCAGCGGCACACCTGCAGCCGATGACCCGCGAAACAACAAGAATCGCAATCCAAACAAGAACTTAGACCCGTGCCTTGACCCGAGATGTCTGCTTTGTCATGTCTTGCTCAGATGTCGGCACATGTCAAGCTGCAGTGCAAGCAGCCCTTCAACGTGAGCGAATTGGATGGCACAACCGCGGCTATTCGGCTcgattttctaatttttcctGATTTCTACCGTTTCGACTCTCTCGGACCTATTTTCGACCTCGATTAAGGTAACTGAGGTTGTTTTAAAGTCATATTTCAcattattaattgaattttaatttaattgtgaaatactaatagAAAGTGACGAAcagtgtgataggaaacaaaccctgACGACTTTTGGAGCAGTGAGGAACACGAGCATACATTTAACATAATTAGGGAGAACTCCAACTAAGgctaaccaagtaagtggttcaattgtttcagcaaCCAGTTCAGTCGTTTCCTCCGTGATACATCAACAAAgtcatattttcttcatcctcttcacTTCAGATAAGCCTTCACAAGAGTTATAATCTCGTAACCATAAATGTAGATCTtcttatcaatttcaatatttcccCCCgtccaattttgtttcaccttaaaaaaatttcaaccccATTCACGATCTTCTTCGAAAGCTGCATTACGActtactataattttatttgtagttgGATCAAACATTCTATAGCCTTTGGATTCGTTGGATTCGTTGCtgattcaaaataaaacacatgTTACACTTATTTTCTAGTTTACTTCTCTTGGCATCTGGAATATGAACATGTCCGACACATCCAAAAACTCTTAGATAATCTACTAATGGTTTCACTCCGCTCCAAGCCTCTTCTCGTGTCATGTCTTTTACTTCCATAGTGGGTGATCAAATCAAAATGTGAATCGTCCACTTGACTGCTTCAGGCAAGAAATTTTAGGCACTTTCTTCTCTGTCAGCATAGTTCCTACCAAGTTCATAACAGTAACGATTTTTGCGTTCGGccactccattttgttgtggggTATAAGGCTGTGGTCAATTGTCTTTTCGCTCCATGTTGTTTGCAAAAATCGTTGAATTCTGCAGAGTTGAATTCTCCTCCTCTATTTGTCTTTAGACATTTTATAGGCACTccaatttccttttccatcatttttttgaaacatgtgAGCATTGTCCTCCTCTCTTTGtccttaaaaattttataggcattccaatttccttttccaccgttgttttaaaaatttgaaatgacaaaatgtttctaatttctctacaaaaaaaaaataactccaTGCCTTGCTTGAAAAACCATTTATAAAGCACAACAAGTACTTTTCCGGGC is drawn from Cucurbita pepo subsp. pepo cultivar mu-cu-16 chromosome LG09, ASM280686v2, whole genome shotgun sequence and contains these coding sequences:
- the LOC111802094 gene encoding exopolygalacturonase-like encodes the protein MLGYVDGTMVPPPRFEPETSSTLNPKYLAWRAADQRLLCLLLSSLTEEAMAVVVGLSTARDVWLALETTFSHQSKAHLVSKAESFELFQLSLESSNSTPTAFTVTNRGRTHGSHPASFTNQRGRSYSHKNNSFNRGRTHSSQGRRPPHCQICRKEGHYADRCNQRYVRPDSSHAHLAEAFNTSCSIAGPDAADWFLDTGASAHMTADPSILDQSKNYTGKDSVIVGNGASLPITHTAFTVDAQSSADVVFYLESYGNIVPGTDITTALANAWKDACASSRSSAIVIPGGIFEVREGKFAGPCKNRIDFQLGGTLRAPKTLPGDNWIIFAHIDRLTVSGGGVFDGQGKEAWGKNDCYKRINCAQLPISLRFNFITNSIVTRVTSLDSKNFHINVLGCNNLTFHNINIIAPENSPNTDGIHIGRSNRITITKSKIATGDDCISLGDGSRQIEVANVTCGPGHGISVGSLGRYTNEEPVEGVLVKNCTMINTTNGVRIKTWPGSAASGTATNMHFLDIIMVNVGNPILIDQEYCPWNQCNRQIPSKIKISKVSFENIRGSSATPVAIKLICSRNFPCEEVKFRDIDLTPNEIAGPITSQCTNVRPIISGKQNPKICASPYQPPLNCSLNYSWNCSLP